The Arthrobacter sp. OAP107 DNA segment ATGTTTTCCTCATTGACCTTCTTCAGGACGTCCGGGTTGATCTGCTTCAGGTGCAGGTAGCCGATCCGGTCCGGGTAGTTCTTGATGAGCTCCAGGCTGGAGGCGCCGCAGTATTCCGCGTGGCCGGTGTCCAGGCACAGGTTGAGGTACTGCGGGTCCGTCGCGCCGAGCAGGGTTTCGATGTCCTCCTGGGCTCCGACGTGCGAGTCGGCGTGGGAGTGGAACTGCTGATTGAGGCCGAAGTCCTCGATCAGCGTCTTTCCGAGCCGGTTGTGGCCGGCGAACAGGTCGCTCCAGGCCTTGTCCGTGAGCTGGCCGCTTTCCACGGCCTCGCCGGTAACGTCGTCGCGCCACATGGCGGGGATGACCACGATGTGCTCGCCGCCCATGGCTGCTGTCAGTTCGGCGACCTTGCGGGCCGGTTCCCAGGCCGTCTCCCACTGGTCCAGGCCGCGGTGGAACGCAGTGAAGACCGTGCCCGCCGTGACCTTCAGGTCGCGCTGCTTGAGCTCCTCGGCCAGCCGCGTCGGGTCGTTGGGCAGGTAGCCGTAGGGGCCCAGCTCGATCCACTTGTAGCCGGACTCGGCTACTTCGTCGAGGAACCGCTCCCACGGGGTCTGCTTGGGGTCATCCGCAAACCACACGCCCCAGGAGTCTGGCGCGGTGCCGATGATCAGCTTGTTCTCAGTCATGACAGCGTTGTCTTTCTCTTTTGCGGGCCCACGCCGCCAGGGTTCCCTCGCCGTGGAGCCCAATCGGCGAGGGTCCCTGCCTGAGCTTGCGAAGGCTGGGAGCCGATGGGGACTTGCGGGGCGAGGGTGGCGGTGGGGACTAGTTGGAAGGGAAGTTGTAGGAGGCGCCGGAGGCGTGGGTGGGTTCGGGCCAGCGTGAGGTGACGACCTTGCCGCGGGTGTAGAAGGAGACGCCTTCGGGGCCGTAGATGTGCTTGTCACCGAAGAGGGAGGCCTTCCAGCCGCCGAAGGAGTGGTAGGCCACCGGGACGGGCAGGGGCACGTTGATGCCGATCATGCCCACGGTGACGGAGCGCTGGAACTTGCGGGCTGCGGCGCCGGAGGAGGTGAAGATGGCGGTGCCGTTGCCGTAGGGGTTGGCGTTGATCAGCCTGATGCCGTCTTCGAGGGTGTCGACGCGGACGACGACGAGGACGGGTCCGAAGATCTCCTCCTGGTAGGCGGTCATTTCGGTCTTGACGTGGTCGAGCACGGTGGGCCCGACCCAGAAGCCGTCTTCGTGGCCGGGGACGACGAGGTCGCGGCCGTCCACGACCATCGCGGCACCGGCGGCTTCGGCTTCGGTGACGATCTTGACGATCCGTTCCTTGGAGGCGGGGGTGATGACCGGGCCCATTTCGGCGCCGGGGACGGTGCCGTTGTTGACCTTCACGGCGACGGCGCGCTCTTCGACCTTCTTGACCAGCAGGTCGGCGGCGTCCCCGACGGCGACGGCGACGGAGATGGCCATGCAGCGTTCACCGGCGGAGCCGAACGCGGCGGCGGCGAGGTGGTCGGCGGCGTTGTCCAGGTCGGCGTCGGGCAGGATGATGGCGTGGTTCTTCGCCCCGCCGAGGGCCTGGACGCGCTTGCCGTGGGCGGTGGCGGTCTCGTGGACGTACTTGGCGATCGGGGTGGAGCCGACGAAGGAGATGCCGTCCACGTCCGGGTGGGTCAGCAGCCCGTCGACGGTTTCCTTGTCGCCGTGCAGGACCTGGAACACGCCGTCGGGCAGACCGGCGTCCTTCCAGAGCTTGGCCAGCAGCAGGGATGCGGAGGGGTCGCGTTCGGAGGGCTTGAGGATGAAGGCGTTGCCGGTGGCGATGGCCATCGGGGCCATCCACAAAGGGACCATAACCGGGAAGTTGAACGGGGTGATGCCGGCGACGACGCCGAGCGGCTCACGGAAGGAGAAGACGTCGATGCCGGTGGAGACCTGGTCGGAGTAGTCGCCCTTGAGCAGGGACGGGATGCCGCAGGCGAACTCGATGACTTCCAGGCCGCGTCCGATCTCGCCCTTGGCGTCGGAGAGGACCTTGCCGTGCTCGGCGGTGATCAGCTCGGCGAGTTCGTCGATGTGCTCGGCGACGAGTTCGCGGAACTTGAAGAGGACGGCGGTGCGCTTGGCCAGGGAAATGTCGCCCCAGGAGTCGGCAGCGGCGCGGGCGGCGGCGACGGTGGTGTCCAGGTCGGTCCGGTTGGCCAGGCGCAGCTGCGCGGTGACCTGGCCGGTGGCCGGGTTGTAGACGGGCTGGGTGCGGTCGCCTTCGCCGGCGGTCTCAGCACCGTTGATGAAGTGGTTGATGGTGGTGGTGACGGTCGTCGTTGACATAGAGATGACTTCCTTCGTCTGTGGCTTTTAGTGAACCGTGGCTTTGGGGTTAGCCGAGCAGTTTGCGCTGGCGGTTCTTGTGGTCGGTGTAGGTCCGGTAGGCCTGCTGGGTGGATTCCAGTTCGGAGACCTGGGAGACGGGCACGTCCCACCAGGATTCGGAGCTTGGGGCGTCCAGGAGCGGGTCGGATTCGACGTGGATCACGATCGGGCCGCCGCGTTCCGGGGCTGCCTTCGCGTCGCGGATGGCCTGTTCGAGTTCGGCGATGGCCTTCTCGCCCGGTTCGATCCGGATCACCTTCACGCCGAGGGATTCGGCGTTCAGGGCCAGGTCCACCGGGAGGGTCTCGCCCTCGTCGAAGGAGTGGTTTTCTTCGTCCAGGGCCCGGTACTGCGTGCCGAAGCGCTGCGAGCCGAGGGATTCGGAGAGCGAGCCGATGGAGGCGTAGCCGTGGTTCTGGATCAGGACCACGATCAGTTTGATGCGTTCGGCGACGGCGGTGACCAGTTCGGTGTGCATCATCAGGTAGGAGCCGTCCCCGACCATGACGACGACGTCGCGCTGGGTCCCGCCCTTGGCGGCCTCGGCAAGCGCTGCGCGCTTGACGCCCAGCCCGCCCGGGATTTCGTAGCCCATGCAGGAGTAGGCATATTCGACGTGGTAGCCGAAGGGGTCGCGGACCCGCCACATCTTGTGCAGGTCGCCCGGGAGGGAACCGGCGGCGCAGATGACCACGTCGGAGGCGTCCATGGCCCGGTTGGTGGCGCCGATGATTTCGTTCTGCGCCGGCAGCGGCGTGTGCCGGGTGTCGAAGGCCGTATCCACGGTGGTGTTCCAGCGTGCCTTTTCGGCGGCGATCTTCTGCTCCAGGTCCGCGCCCACGCGGTAGCCGCCCAGTGTCTGGTTGAGCTTGACCAGGGCCTTGCGGGCGTCGGCGACGATCGGCAGGTGCGTGCCGTGCTTGTACGCGTCGATGGGTGCGACGTTGATGTTGATGAACTTCAGGTCCGGGTTCTGGAACGCGGTCCGGGACGCGGTGGTGAAGTCCTCGTAGCGGGTGCCGATGCCGATGATCAGGTCCGCTTCGGCGGCGATGGCGTTGGCCGCGGTCGTGCCCGTGGAGCCGATGGCGCCGAGGGAGAACGGGTGGTCCCAGGGCAGGACGCCGACGCCGGCCTGGGTGTTGCCCACCGGGATGCCGGTCAGCTCGGCAAACTTCGCGAGTTCCTCGTTGGCGTACGCGTAGAGGACGCCGCCGCCGGCGATGATCAGGGGCCGCTTCGCGGCCCTGATGGCTTCGGCGGCGCGGCGGATGTCGTCGTCGTCGGCTTCGGGGCGGCGGATCCGCCATTCACGTTCGGCGAGGAATTCCTTGGGCACGTCGAAGGCCTCGGCCTGGACGTCCTGGGGCAGCGAGATGGTCACCGCGCCGGTCTCGGCGGGGTCGGTCAGGACGCGCAGGCCGTGGTGGAACGCGGAGAACAGCTGCTCCGGGCGGGTGACCCGGTCGAAGAACTTGGACAGCGGCCGGAACGCGTCGTTGACCGTCAGGTCGTAGGCGTAGGGCTGTTCGAGCTGCTGCAGGACCGGGTCCGCGGCGCGGGTGGCGAACGTGTCCGAAGGCAGCAGCAGGACCGGCAGGCGGTTGGTGGTCGCCAGCGCGGCGCCGGTGAGCAGGTTCGAGGAGCCCGGGCCGATCGAGGTGCTGATCGCGAAAGTCTGCCGGCGGCGGGTGTGGCGCGCGTAGCCGACGGCCTGGTGGGACTGGGCCTGCTCGTTGCGGCCCTGGTAGTACGGCATGATCCGCGGGTCGAGCTGCTGGTACTGCTTCAGCGCCTGGCCCACACCGGCCACGTTGCCGTGACCGAAAATACCGAACATGCCCGGGATCAGCCGTTCACGGAAATCGACCCCGCCAACGGAATCAACGGTGTACTGCTTGGAAAGGTATTCGACCACGGCCTGCGCCACGGTCATCCGGCGGGTTCCTGTTCCCATCGTTTACTCCGATACTTCTGCGGTGTGGGTTGACGTGGTGTGGTGGAGGAGTGAGGCGGCTGCGGCGACAGCCCCGGCGACATCGCCGTCCTGCGGGTAGAGCAGGGTCCGGCCGACGGTGAGTCCCTGCACGCCGGGAAGGGCCAGGGCGGCCCCCCAGGTGGCAAACACCTCGTCCTGGGTGCCTGCCGGGTCTCCGCCCAGCAGCACGGTGGGCATGGTGGTCGCGGCCATGACGCGTTCCATCTCGGCCACGACCGGCAGCTTCATCCAGGTGTAGGCGCTGGTGGAGCCCAGGCCTTCGGCGATGGCGATGGACTTGATCACCGCGTCCGTGGACAGGTCGTTGCGGACCCGGCCGTTCTCGCGGACGGACAGGAAGGGCTCCACCATGGCGATGAGCCTGCGTTGAGCGAGGGAATCGATCGCCTTCGCCGTGGCCTCGAGCAGCGAGACGGTGTCCGGGTCGCCGAGGCAGATGCGGGTCAGCATCTTGCCGCCGTCCGCGCCCAGCGCCTCCAGCGCCGGGGCGGTGTGGCCGGTGAAACGGTCATCGAATTCGTTGACCAGGCCGGTCAGGCCGCCGCGGTTCATCGACCCGAACACGAGCTTGCCCTCCAGTGCCCCCAGGAGCAGCAGGTCATCCATGATGTCCGGGGACGCCAGGACGCCGTCCACTGCCGGGTTGGCCAGCGCAATCTGCAGCCGGTCCAACAGCTGGCGGCGGTCCGCCATGGCCACCGGGTCGCTGCCGACCGCGAGGGCGCCGCGGGCCGGGTGGTCTGCGGCGACGATGAAGTTCTGCCTGCCGTACTTCAGGCCGGGGTGGCGGCGGCGGGCCTTGGCGGCCCGGGCCACCGCGTCGGGGTCTTCGAGACGGATGGTGCTCAGGTGCTCGTAACGGCGCGGGTTGTCATCCACCGCGAGGGTCGCGGTGCCGGGATTGAGGCTCACAGGGCCGCTCCTTCGGGGATGGGGGTGCCGGGAACAGCAGCACCGGGAACAAGGCGTCCGCGCTCGGTCAGGAGCGAGGTGACCTCTGCCGGCGTGGGCATGGCATCCGCGCAGGAGAGCCGGGATGCGACAATGGCGCCGGCGGCGTTCGCGTAGTCCAGGACCTGGGCCAGGGGCCAGCCGGAGAGCAGTCCGTGCACGAAGGCGCCGCCGAAGGAGTCGCCGGCGCCCAGGCCATTAACCGTCTCCACCGGGACGGGGGCGGAAACCACACGCTCGGTGCGGGTCTTGGCCATCACGCCCTCCGGGCCGAGCTTGACGACGGCGATCTCCACGCCGGCGTCCAGCAGGCGGTCCGCCTGCTCATCCGGGGTGCCCGGGCCCACGGCCACGGAGCATTCCTGGTCGTTGCCGATCGCCACCGTGACGTGCGGCAGGATCCGGGCCACCTGCTCCCGGGCTTCCTCCTCGGAGGCCCAGAACATGGGGCGGTAGTCGAGGTCCAGGACGGTGTGCTGGCCCTCCGTGAGGCCGGTCCGGGGGCGTGCTTCGTGGGCCGTGATGTGCGCCCCGCGGCTGGGCTCCTGACAGAGGCCGGTGACCGTGGACCAGAAGATCTGCGCGTTCCGGATGGCGTCCGTGTCCAGCTCCTCGGCCTTAATCTGCAGGTCTGGTGCGGTGGGGAAACGGCCGTAGAAGTACAGCGGGAAATCATGCGGCGGCTGGATCGCGCAGAACGTGGCAGGAGTCTGGAGCCCCTGGACCGGGCTGACGAAGGAATCGTCAACGCCGAACTTCTCCAGTTCCCGGTGCAGGTACATACCGAACGGGTCATCGCCGGTGCGGGTAATGACCCCGGTCCGGCGGCCATGCCGGGCAGCGGCAACAGCAACGTTGGATGGCGAGCCACCGAGGTACTTGCCGAAGGACGTCACATCCTCCAGTCCCACCCCGATGTCGTTCGGGTAGATATCAACGCTAATTCGCCCGATCGTGAGCAGTTCGTGGGTCACGGTAATCGTGGACCTTTCTTTTGGATCTCAACCTCTAAGCAGCCGAACGGCCAAGGCTCCGGCGTTCCGCAGCCCCGTGAGCGGGACCACATGAACTACTGTGCCTTAGAATTTATGTCCTGTCAAAGGTTTGTACTGACATACTTACAACAAGCAGAACTGCTTCCAAAATGCGGCATCGGGCACCCACAAACGGAAGCCGGGAGGGTACTGTTTCCGCCCTTATTTCTTCGGTACGGTGAGCTCGCCGGTAACGTACTGGGCTCGGCCAAACCCGAAGGACCAGTCCCCCGCCGTGTTCTCGACGTAACCGATGAAGACGTCCTCGCCGGCGACTCCCAGTGCTGCCAACTTCTCAGCCACCGCAGCAAAAAGACTCTGCTTCGCCTCCTGGCTGCGACCGCCCTGGGTGAAGATCTGGATCATAATGACGTCGCGCGTGCGCTCGAAGCCAAGGCCCGCGTCCTGCGCCACGATCTGGCCGGGCGCATGCTCGGTGACGATATGGAAGTAGTCGCGTTCCGGGATGCCATATTCAGCCAGGATGGCGTCATGGATGCCCCGGCTGAGGCTGTTGAGTTCGTCCTGGCTGCGGCCGGAGTGGACGTCGATTCGCACGAGGGGCATATCTTTCCTTTGATAGTTTGTCCTGACATACTATCAAACTGCGCACCTTGCGCAAGGCTTTCCCTCCCCCGGCCCAAGTAGCTCGCAGTTGTTGTCGTTTTGAGGGCTCAAAACGACAACAACTGCCAGTCAGTTGGGTGTAAACGGACGACGGCGGCCCGTGACCTTCACGGGGAAGGTCACCGGCCGCCGTCGGACGCTTGCTCTTGCGGTGCGGGCGCTACTTGGCCAGCACCTCCTCCAGCCGCTCGTACCCGTCGCGGAGCCCGACTTCCATGCCCGACTGGGCCATCCCGTCGCGGGCCTCCATGCTGGGATAGACGGAGTGGGCCCGCAGCCGGCACCTGCCCCCGCCCAGGTCCTCGAAGCTCATGAATTCGATGCTGACGATGTCCGGGTAGCCGCTGAACTCGAAGGTCTGGATGGCGAAGTCGTTTTCGCGGACGGCATGGAAGATGCCGCTGAAGGCGTACGTCACCCCGTCGGGGCCGGTGTGGTTGTACAGGTACGTGCCTCCGGATCGGAAGTCGTAGTGGTCGACGTCGATCTTCGTGCCGCGCGGGCCCAGCCACTGCGCGATCAGCCCGGGCTCCTTGTGCGCGCGGAACACGTCCGAAACGGGGAAATCGAACTCCCGCTCAAAGTCGATGAACGGGACGCCCTCGGGGACGGTGAGTTTAAGTGCGTTGCTCATGATCGCTCCTTCCTGGCTGGTGCCAAACGGTAGACCTCAAACCGTCCGAGGGCAATGGTTAAAAAGAAACGCGGGGTCACTCTGCGCCCAATCCGGGGGGTGGATTGGGCTGGGAGTGACCCCGCGTTGCCTGAGGTGAGGCTTAGAGCGCTGCGTAGACTTCGCGCAGCAGCTTGGCGGTCTCGGACGGCGTCTTGCCGACCTTCACGCCTGCAGCCTCGAGGGCTTCCTTCTTCGCCTGGGCGGTACCGGCGGAACCGGAGACGATGGCGCCTGCGTGGCCCATGGTCTTGCCTTCCGGGGCGGTGAAGCCTGCGACGTAGCCGACGACCGGCTTGGTGACGTTGGCCTTGATGAAGTCGGCGGCACGCTCTTCGGCGTCGCCGCCGATTTCGCCGATCATCACGATGGCCTTGGTCTCCGGGTCAGCCTCGAAAGCAGCCAGGGCGTCGATGTGGGTGGTGCCGATGATGGGGTCACCGCCGATGCCGATGGCCGTGGAGAAGCCGAGGTCGCGCAGTTCGTACATCATCTGGTAGGTCAGCGTGCCGGACTTGGAGACCAGGCCGATGGGGCCCTTGCCGGTGATGTTCGCCGGGGTGATGCCCACGAGGGCCTCGCCCGGGGTGATGATGCCGGGGCAGTTCGGCCCGATGATGCGGGTGACCTGGTTGCCGTCGGCGTCGACCTTGGACTGTGCCAGTGCCCAGAACTCGGCGGAGTCCTGGACCGGCACGCCTTCGGTGATGACGACGACCAGGCCGATGCCGGCCTCGATGGCTTCAACGACGGCGTTCTTGGTGAATGCCGGCGGGACAAAGACGATGGAGACGTCGGCGCCGGTCTCTGCCATGGCTTCCTTGACGGTGCCGAAAACGGTGATTTCGTTTTCGCCGTGCAGGACGGTGGTGCCGGCCTTGCGGGCGTTGACGCCGCCCACGATGTTGGTGCCGGCCTTGAGCATGAGGGCGGTGTGCTTGGTGCCCTCGCCGCCCGTGATGCCCTGGACGATGACCTTGGAGTCCTTGTTCAGATAAATAGACATGTTTTCTTTCCTAGATCTCGACAGGCTCGATCAGCGGGCGTTGGCGAGCTCGGCGGCCTTGTCGGCGCCCTCGTCCATGGTGGCGGCCAGGGTAACCAGCGGGTGGTTGGCCTCGGCGAGGATGCGGCGGCCTTCTTCGACGTTGTTGCCGTCGAGGCGGACAACCAGCGGCTTGTTGGCGGAGTGGCCCAGCTCGGCCAGTGCGCCCACGATGCCCTTGGCGACGGCGTCACAGGCGGTGATGCCGCCGAAGACGTTGACGAACACGGACTTGACCTGCTCGTCACCCAGGATGACGTCCAGGCCTGCGGCCATGACCTCGGCGGAGGCTCCGCCGCCGATGTCCAGGAAGTTGGCGGGCTTGACGTTGCCGTGGTTCTCGCCGGCGTAGGCGACGACGTCCAGGGTGGACATGACAAGGCCTGCACCGTTACCGATGATGCCGACTTCGCCGTCCAGCTTGACGTAGTTCAGGTCCTGCGCCTTGGCCTTGGCCTCGAGCGGGTCTGCGGATTCCTTGTCCTCAAGCTGGGCGTGCTTGGGGTGGCGGAATTCGGCGTTCTCGTCAAGGGTGACTTTGCCGTCGAGGGCGACGATTTCGCCCGCGCCGGTCTTGACCAGCGGGTTGACCTCAACGAGGGTGGCGTCTTCCTTCTTGAAGACGTCCCAGAGCTTCAGAATGACGCCGGCGACCTTGCCGCGCAGTTCTTCAGCGAACCCGGCGGCAGCGACGATTTCGTCAGCCTTGGCCTGGTCGATGCCCACGGCGGGGTCGATGGCTACCTTGGCCAGGGCCTCGGGCCGCTCAACGGCGAGCTGCTCGATCTCCATGCCGCCTTCAACCGAGCACATGGCCAGGTAGTTGCGGTTGGCCCGGTCCAGGAGGACGGAGAAGTAGTATTCCTCGGCGATGTCCGCACCCTGGGCGATCATCACCTTGTTGACGGTGTGGCCCTTGATGTCCATGCCCAGGATGTTGGTGGAGTGCTCAAGTGCCTCGTCGGCGGACTTGGCAACCTTGACGCCGCCGGCCTTGCCGCGGCCACCGACCTTAACCTGTGCCTTGACGACAGTTACGCCGCCGATCTTCTCGGCAGCTGCCTTTGCTTCTTCAGGGGTGTGCGCCACGATGCCGGCGAGCACGGGTACACCGTGCGCTTCGAACATATCGCGCGCCTGATATTCAAACAGGTCCACGGTTTAGTGTCCTTCTACGTCGAAGTAGTTTCTGTACAGCCGGACAACACCAGATGGTGCGGGCCGGGCTGCGGAATTTAAGCGCCCTGCGGCAGGTCCGGAAACGAGCCACGCGGCGCAATGCTCCTGTGGGAACTCTAGTCCTTTGGAGGGACCGGCCCGTTCCAGACTACCTGTTCTGTGAGTAACGACACTATTCTATGGACCGTAGAAAAACCCCGGGATTACGGGGTTTTTGCGGCCTTGGCGGGCGTGGTTTGGACGTTTTTGCCCTTCGCGGAGATGAGTTCGTAATGATCCCGGCTGATGAAGAAACCGACGCCGCCCGAGACGTTTCCGCAGGCCACTCCCGAGCGGTAGGCCGAGCACCGCAGGCCGTTCCGTTCGAGGTTGCCGCCCTCGGGCAGGACGGGAAGCTTGGAGACCGGCCCGTTGGGTGTGCCCCTCGGTCCGTATTCGGCTTCCATCTGAGTGACGCCGGACCGGCATTCCCCGTAGCGGGCCTTGTGGGGCGTCACGAGTGCCGCGCCGCCCAGATAGCCGAGTCCGGTCCCGGAGCAGTCCTCGCCGATGTCGGCGGCCGCCGGCGCCGGGTATGCCGCGAGCTCGCAGTGTGCCACGGGCACGGTGGCCAGTTTCGCATTGCCGGGATCGCTGAAGTTGTTGGTTTCGTAGGGCAGGTTCAGGTGCGGCCCGCGGGCTGACGTCAGCGCGCACACGACGTTCCGGTCCGCGGTGACGAACGCCAGCACGTCCTCGCCGGCGGCAAAGGCAGCCGGGTCAGTGAGCGGAGCCTGCTTCAGCTGTTCGAGCGCGGGCAGGGGCGCCGGCGGGGTGTAGTCCGGATCCGCGACGGTTACTGAACAGCCGGCCAGGGTCATTGCGAACAGGGCCAACGAAAACAACAGGGCCAAGCCGGCAGCAACTCCTTCCCGGGGCGGCACCGGCACGCTCAGGCGTCGATCTTGGTCAGCGGCGCGTACCTGAGCAGCAGCCGCTTCTCGCCGACGTCGAACTTCACCTTCGCTACGGTCTTGTCCCCGGCGCCCTCGACGGCGAGCACGGTGCCGTTGCCGAAGCTGGTGTGGTTAACCTTGTCCCCCACGCTGACCGAAATGACTTCCTTCTGCGGCTGCACGCGGTTTTTCGCGACGGCGGCAGGGACGTCGGCGTTGAAGCCGGCGGAAGAATCGGCACGGTTGCCGCGGGCCGTTCCGGCGCCCCAGAACGATCCGCTGTACCGGTTGGATCCGATGGATGCCCCGTTGCCCCAGCCGCCGACCTGCCGGCTGGTGCCCTCGCGCTTCCATTCGACGAGTTCGGAGGGAATCTCCTCGAGGAACTGGCTGGCGGGGTTGTACTGGCTCTGGCCCCACATGTTGCGGACCTCGGAACGGGTGACGTAGAGGCGCTTCCGGGCGCGTGTTAGGCCCACGTAGGCGAGCCGGCGCTCCTCCGCCAGTTCCTTGGGGTCCGTGGCGGAACGCTGGTGCGGGAAGAGCCCGTGCTCCATGCCGGTCAGGAACACCACGGGGAACTCGAGGCCCTTGGCCGTGTGCAGCGTCATGAGCGTGACCACGCCCAGCCGCTTGGCCTCCGCCACGGCGGCGTCGATGTCCGCGCCGGGGGCGTCCGGGATCTGGTCGGCGTCGGCCACGAGGGACACCTGCTCGAGGAAGGCCTCGAGGGACCCTTCGGGGTTCTCCTGCTCGTATTCACGCACGACGGCGACAAGCTCGGCGAGGTTCTCCACCCTCGACTCATCCTGCGGATCGTTGCTGGAGCGCAGCGTGGCGAGGTAGCCGGTCTGCTCCAGCACGGCCTCCAGCGCGGCCGCCGCGCCGGAGCCTGCCGCGACCTCGGCGAGGTCGTCCAGGAGCTTCACGAAGCCGAGCACCGCATTGACGGAGCGGGTGGCCATGCCGGGCGCCTGGTCGGCGCGGCGGGCGGCAGCGATGAACGAGGTGCGCTCCCGTTCGGCGAGGGCCGCCACTGCCCCTTCTGCCCGGTCCCCGATCCCGCGCTTGGGTTCGTTGAGGACACGCCGGAGGTTGACGTCGTCGTCCGGGTTGACCAGCACGCGGAGGTACGCCAGGGCGTCCTTGATTTCCTTGCGCTCGTAGAACCTGGTGCCGCCCACCACCTTGTACGGCAGGCCGACGCGCACCAGGACATCTTCGATGGAGCGCGACTGCGCGTTGGTGCGGTAGAAGATGGCGACGTCGCCG contains these protein-coding regions:
- a CDS encoding sugar phosphate isomerase/epimerase, which translates into the protein MTENKLIIGTAPDSWGVWFADDPKQTPWERFLDEVAESGYKWIELGPYGYLPNDPTRLAEELKQRDLKVTAGTVFTAFHRGLDQWETAWEPARKVAELTAAMGGEHIVVIPAMWRDDVTGEAVESGQLTDKAWSDLFAGHNRLGKTLIEDFGLNQQFHSHADSHVGAQEDIETLLGATDPQYLNLCLDTGHAEYCGASSLELIKNYPDRIGYLHLKQINPDVLKKVNEENMTWAAANLAGVMTEPPNGLPDLRAVIEAVEALDRPIFGIVEQDMYPVAFDVPMPIAKRTRNYLLSCGSRTAVS
- a CDS encoding CoA-acylating methylmalonate-semialdehyde dehydrogenase, with product MSTTTVTTTINHFINGAETAGEGDRTQPVYNPATGQVTAQLRLANRTDLDTTVAAARAAADSWGDISLAKRTAVLFKFRELVAEHIDELAELITAEHGKVLSDAKGEIGRGLEVIEFACGIPSLLKGDYSDQVSTGIDVFSFREPLGVVAGITPFNFPVMVPLWMAPMAIATGNAFILKPSERDPSASLLLAKLWKDAGLPDGVFQVLHGDKETVDGLLTHPDVDGISFVGSTPIAKYVHETATAHGKRVQALGGAKNHAIILPDADLDNAADHLAAAAFGSAGERCMAISVAVAVGDAADLLVKKVEERAVAVKVNNGTVPGAEMGPVITPASKERIVKIVTEAEAAGAAMVVDGRDLVVPGHEDGFWVGPTVLDHVKTEMTAYQEEIFGPVLVVVRVDTLEDGIRLINANPYGNGTAIFTSSGAAARKFQRSVTVGMIGINVPLPVPVAYHSFGGWKASLFGDKHIYGPEGVSFYTRGKVVTSRWPEPTHASGASYNFPSN
- the iolD gene encoding 3D-(3,5/4)-trihydroxycyclohexane-1,2-dione acylhydrolase (decyclizing) yields the protein MGTGTRRMTVAQAVVEYLSKQYTVDSVGGVDFRERLIPGMFGIFGHGNVAGVGQALKQYQQLDPRIMPYYQGRNEQAQSHQAVGYARHTRRRQTFAISTSIGPGSSNLLTGAALATTNRLPVLLLPSDTFATRAADPVLQQLEQPYAYDLTVNDAFRPLSKFFDRVTRPEQLFSAFHHGLRVLTDPAETGAVTISLPQDVQAEAFDVPKEFLAEREWRIRRPEADDDDIRRAAEAIRAAKRPLIIAGGGVLYAYANEELAKFAELTGIPVGNTQAGVGVLPWDHPFSLGAIGSTGTTAANAIAAEADLIIGIGTRYEDFTTASRTAFQNPDLKFININVAPIDAYKHGTHLPIVADARKALVKLNQTLGGYRVGADLEQKIAAEKARWNTTVDTAFDTRHTPLPAQNEIIGATNRAMDASDVVICAAGSLPGDLHKMWRVRDPFGYHVEYAYSCMGYEIPGGLGVKRAALAEAAKGGTQRDVVVMVGDGSYLMMHTELVTAVAERIKLIVVLIQNHGYASIGSLSESLGSQRFGTQYRALDEENHSFDEGETLPVDLALNAESLGVKVIRIEPGEKAIAELEQAIRDAKAAPERGGPIVIHVESDPLLDAPSSESWWDVPVSQVSELESTQQAYRTYTDHKNRQRKLLG
- a CDS encoding deoxyribose-phosphate aldolase, whose protein sequence is MSLNPGTATLAVDDNPRRYEHLSTIRLEDPDAVARAAKARRRHPGLKYGRQNFIVAADHPARGALAVGSDPVAMADRRQLLDRLQIALANPAVDGVLASPDIMDDLLLLGALEGKLVFGSMNRGGLTGLVNEFDDRFTGHTAPALEALGADGGKMLTRICLGDPDTVSLLEATAKAIDSLAQRRLIAMVEPFLSVRENGRVRNDLSTDAVIKSIAIAEGLGSTSAYTWMKLPVVAEMERVMAATTMPTVLLGGDPAGTQDEVFATWGAALALPGVQGLTVGRTLLYPQDGDVAGAVAAAASLLHHTTSTHTAEVSE
- the iolC gene encoding 5-dehydro-2-deoxygluconokinase; translated protein: MTHELLTIGRISVDIYPNDIGVGLEDVTSFGKYLGGSPSNVAVAAARHGRRTGVITRTGDDPFGMYLHRELEKFGVDDSFVSPVQGLQTPATFCAIQPPHDFPLYFYGRFPTAPDLQIKAEELDTDAIRNAQIFWSTVTGLCQEPSRGAHITAHEARPRTGLTEGQHTVLDLDYRPMFWASEEEAREQVARILPHVTVAIGNDQECSVAVGPGTPDEQADRLLDAGVEIAVVKLGPEGVMAKTRTERVVSAPVPVETVNGLGAGDSFGGAFVHGLLSGWPLAQVLDYANAAGAIVASRLSCADAMPTPAEVTSLLTERGRLVPGAAVPGTPIPEGAAL
- a CDS encoding tautomerase family protein gives rise to the protein MPLVRIDVHSGRSQDELNSLSRGIHDAILAEYGIPERDYFHIVTEHAPGQIVAQDAGLGFERTRDVIMIQIFTQGGRSQEAKQSLFAAVAEKLAALGVAGEDVFIGYVENTAGDWSFGFGRAQYVTGELTVPKK
- a CDS encoding SRPBCC family protein, translated to MSNALKLTVPEGVPFIDFEREFDFPVSDVFRAHKEPGLIAQWLGPRGTKIDVDHYDFRSGGTYLYNHTGPDGVTYAFSGIFHAVRENDFAIQTFEFSGYPDIVSIEFMSFEDLGGGRCRLRAHSVYPSMEARDGMAQSGMEVGLRDGYERLEEVLAK
- the sucD gene encoding succinate--CoA ligase subunit alpha, with protein sequence MSIYLNKDSKVIVQGITGGEGTKHTALMLKAGTNIVGGVNARKAGTTVLHGENEITVFGTVKEAMAETGADVSIVFVPPAFTKNAVVEAIEAGIGLVVVITEGVPVQDSAEFWALAQSKVDADGNQVTRIIGPNCPGIITPGEALVGITPANITGKGPIGLVSKSGTLTYQMMYELRDLGFSTAIGIGGDPIIGTTHIDALAAFEADPETKAIVMIGEIGGDAEERAADFIKANVTKPVVGYVAGFTAPEGKTMGHAGAIVSGSAGTAQAKKEALEAAGVKVGKTPSETAKLLREVYAAL
- the sucC gene encoding ADP-forming succinate--CoA ligase subunit beta, whose product is MDLFEYQARDMFEAHGVPVLAGIVAHTPEEAKAAAEKIGGVTVVKAQVKVGGRGKAGGVKVAKSADEALEHSTNILGMDIKGHTVNKVMIAQGADIAEEYYFSVLLDRANRNYLAMCSVEGGMEIEQLAVERPEALAKVAIDPAVGIDQAKADEIVAAAGFAEELRGKVAGVILKLWDVFKKEDATLVEVNPLVKTGAGEIVALDGKVTLDENAEFRHPKHAQLEDKESADPLEAKAKAQDLNYVKLDGEVGIIGNGAGLVMSTLDVVAYAGENHGNVKPANFLDIGGGASAEVMAAGLDVILGDEQVKSVFVNVFGGITACDAVAKGIVGALAELGHSANKPLVVRLDGNNVEEGRRILAEANHPLVTLAATMDEGADKAAELANAR